A single window of Methanoregula sp. DNA harbors:
- a CDS encoding UbiX family flavin prenyltransferase, giving the protein MKKEFVVGVTGASGSLYARRLLEVLCTDAKVHIIISDVAKRIAAHEGVDLSGFSAHYHDNNQMFSDIASGSYRYDGMVVIPCSQKTLAAVAQGYADNLITRTADVCLKERRKCILVTRETPLSGIHLNNMLAAHNAGALIMPASPGFYHHPRTINDMVDMVVSRVLDHLGVEHKLTERWGGL; this is encoded by the coding sequence ATGAAAAAAGAGTTTGTCGTTGGAGTCACGGGTGCGAGCGGATCCTTGTATGCACGCCGGTTGCTGGAAGTGCTCTGCACTGATGCAAAGGTGCACATCATCATCTCGGATGTGGCAAAAAGAATTGCTGCCCACGAAGGTGTCGACCTCTCCGGTTTTTCAGCACATTATCATGACAACAACCAGATGTTTTCTGACATCGCAAGCGGGTCGTACCGGTATGACGGGATGGTGGTGATACCCTGCAGCCAGAAGACGCTTGCCGCAGTCGCGCAGGGGTATGCAGACAACCTCATCACCCGGACCGCAGACGTGTGCTTGAAAGAGCGCAGGAAGTGTATCCTCGTTACCCGTGAAACCCCGCTCTCGGGGATACACCTCAATAACATGCTTGCCGCACACAATGCCGGTGCTCTGATCATGCCCGCAAGCCCCGGGTTCTACCATCACCCCAGGACCATAAATGATATGGTGGATATGGTGGTGTCCCGCGTGCTCGACCACCTTGGGGTTGAACACAAGCTCACCGAACGCTGGGGTGGTTTGTGA
- a CDS encoding UbiD family decarboxylase — translation MRDFIEKMREQGNVIDVHEPCTTDMQAAKMAGTTDKLLFFHNIDGGRAVMNVTANRQALSLALGIDETAMVRALVDAKFDGRIVNNGTLAMEKPDLSRIPVMHHFPKDAGKYVTAGIVFSRFGGIENASIHRMLILDNQRVASRLVEGRHTHVMLQKALAQNGRLPIAVVIGTHPAVTFACCTRVPEGMELAYAAELLGGKIKVKRCSNGVLVPDAEIVLEGFIGAERAEEGPFVDITGTYDPVRHEPVIEFTGMHLKRDFIYHGILPGGNEHKVLMGCPYEPKIYRAVSGVTEVKNVVLTRGGCGYLHAVIQIRKSTQGDAKNAIMAAFAAHTSLKHVIVVDEDIDPSNPEDVEYAIATRVSGDRDVMVITGVRGSSLDPCQLEDGTNVKVGVDATMVLGREEEFRRATW, via the coding sequence ATGCGTGATTTTATTGAGAAAATGCGGGAGCAGGGCAATGTGATCGATGTCCACGAGCCCTGCACAACGGATATGCAGGCCGCAAAAATGGCGGGCACTACGGATAAGCTGCTCTTTTTCCACAATATTGACGGCGGACGCGCGGTCATGAACGTAACCGCGAACCGTCAAGCCCTGTCCCTCGCGCTGGGGATTGACGAGACCGCTATGGTCAGAGCGCTTGTCGATGCAAAGTTCGATGGCAGGATCGTCAATAATGGTACGCTGGCGATGGAAAAACCCGATCTCTCCCGAATTCCTGTGATGCATCATTTCCCCAAAGATGCCGGGAAATATGTCACGGCAGGCATCGTATTCTCCCGGTTCGGGGGCATTGAAAATGCATCCATCCACCGGATGCTCATACTGGATAACCAGCGCGTTGCCTCCCGCCTTGTTGAGGGAAGGCACACGCACGTGATGCTCCAAAAAGCGCTTGCACAAAACGGGCGTCTGCCCATTGCGGTGGTCATCGGCACGCACCCGGCCGTGACATTTGCCTGCTGCACCCGTGTGCCCGAGGGCATGGAACTGGCATATGCCGCGGAGCTCCTTGGCGGGAAGATCAAGGTGAAGCGATGCAGCAACGGGGTGCTTGTTCCCGATGCCGAGATTGTGCTCGAGGGTTTTATCGGTGCAGAACGGGCAGAAGAGGGGCCTTTTGTGGATATCACTGGGACATATGACCCGGTGCGCCACGAGCCGGTAATTGAGTTCACCGGCATGCACCTCAAACGCGATTTCATCTATCATGGGATTCTTCCGGGCGGCAACGAGCACAAGGTGCTGATGGGTTGCCCGTACGAACCAAAGATCTACCGTGCGGTATCCGGGGTGACAGAGGTCAAAAATGTTGTCCTGACCCGGGGGGGATGCGGTTACCTCCACGCAGTAATCCAGATCAGGAAGAGCACGCAGGGCGATGCGAAGAATGCGATCATGGCAGCGTTTGCCGCCCACACCTCGCTCAAGCATGTCATCGTTGTCGATGAAGATATCGACCCCTCCAATCCGGAAGATGTCGAATATGCAATAGCAACAAGGGTGAGCGGGGACCGGGACGTCATGGTGATCACCGGGGTGCGGGGTTCGTCGCTTGACCCGTGCCAGCTTGAGGACGGTACCAATGTCAAGGTCGGGGTCGATGCAACGATGGTCCTCGGGCGGGAAGAAGAGTTCCGGCGCGCTACGTGGTGA
- a CDS encoding aconitase X catalytic domain-containing protein yields MDLEPGDEEILAGEQGETKQEMLEILVALGTVFGADRLVPVTSVQVSGASYKTIGKYGLEWLEHLDARAVVPAILNPIGMPRGRWQEMGVEPDFAKKQQAVIAAYERLGIRLECTCTPYYLHAPEYGDHLAWSESSAVSYANSVIGARTNREGGPGALAAALIGKTPCYGFHLSQNRKPQVVIEVHGVGREASVAHYGALGYLAGKLAGNRTPLFCGIRPDRDRLKALGAAMAATGAVALYHVKGATPEARLVHFDTSGLEKIEVERQEIDRLFSEIHVDAVAVGCPHCSSGELKTADRLLRGKKVKKPFYIFAAQDVISRNRRTVDSIEKSGARVYADTCMVVSPVMERYTAIMVNSGKALSYVPGMCGAVARIGTIEECVEVASS; encoded by the coding sequence GTGGACCTTGAACCCGGGGACGAAGAGATCCTTGCGGGCGAGCAGGGTGAAACAAAGCAGGAGATGCTGGAGATCCTTGTCGCGCTCGGCACGGTCTTTGGCGCAGATCGCCTCGTCCCTGTCACGAGCGTGCAGGTGAGCGGGGCATCGTACAAAACGATTGGAAAGTACGGGCTTGAATGGCTGGAGCATCTCGATGCACGGGCAGTTGTCCCTGCGATCTTAAACCCCATCGGAATGCCGAGGGGGCGCTGGCAGGAGATGGGGGTGGAACCGGATTTTGCAAAAAAACAGCAGGCGGTCATTGCAGCATATGAAAGGCTCGGGATCCGGCTTGAATGCACCTGCACTCCATATTACCTGCATGCACCGGAATATGGCGATCACCTCGCATGGTCTGAGTCATCTGCAGTCAGCTATGCAAACTCGGTGATTGGAGCCCGGACGAACCGGGAAGGCGGGCCCGGAGCACTTGCCGCTGCCCTTATCGGCAAAACACCGTGCTATGGGTTCCACCTCTCACAAAACCGGAAGCCTCAGGTGGTGATTGAAGTTCATGGGGTGGGCAGGGAAGCCTCTGTCGCACACTACGGTGCCCTCGGGTATCTCGCAGGAAAACTTGCCGGCAACCGCACCCCGCTTTTTTGCGGGATCCGTCCGGACCGCGACAGGCTCAAAGCACTTGGTGCTGCCATGGCGGCAACCGGTGCGGTGGCGCTTTACCATGTGAAAGGAGCGACTCCCGAAGCGAGGCTGGTGCATTTTGATACATCCGGCCTTGAGAAGATCGAGGTTGAAAGGCAGGAAATTGACAGGCTCTTCTCTGAAATCCATGTTGATGCAGTTGCGGTGGGCTGCCCGCACTGTTCGTCCGGCGAATTAAAAACAGCGGATCGGCTGCTCAGGGGAAAAAAGGTAAAAAAGCCATTCTATATCTTTGCAGCGCAGGATGTTATCAGCAGGAACCGCAGGACGGTGGATTCCATCGAGAAAAGCGGCGCCCGTGTCTATGCCGATACCTGCATGGTGGTCTCTCCCGTCATGGAACGGTACACCGCCATAATGGTCAACAGCGGCAAAGCGCTGTCGTATGTCCCTGGCATGTGCGGGGCGGTGGCACGGATCGGGACAATTGAGGAATGCGTTGAAGTTGCATCGTCCTGA
- a CDS encoding PKD domain-containing protein, with amino-acid sequence MISTDLQIHSNINPAIGDQWIVWEDNSNQSIIAYNYQTGVEITLRKTLSFAKEPGISGDRVVWYEWDGVGTYDIYYTDLDSYDGTTNRLPLTGVSQKIHPAVSGNKIVWENVTAGHSDVDMFDLTGGNWHILTPGTGDSDQTWPSIGSDRVVWLDKRMNAEGDIYMIDTGSPPPWPTTEIFNGGGLTQFPPVINSDLIAWSGDSGGGSFDIFKYDLSVGGPAQQVTVAGSNKISPAVCSTYLIWMDDQIVGDPNYDLAFFDSSLPPELIITTTSSLVRNSIPPDWKPGLNSDNHIIWQDDRGAPTQIYMYTYGTVVSCPAALYTENITSGAPPLAVQFTDASTNSPTHWLWKFGDGTTSTAQSPAHTFSTGGTYDVELTAGSPHCRNTTTGALVHRISVGAAPIPSIIGSPREGIAPLTVVFNGSATGAPTGWAWDFGDLGTSTNQNHTYIYNTPGRYSVSLTATNIYGPGVTTEPNYIIVKAGAHSLATTNIAGLTASTIGSNQQITINSGAIPSVNPDPTILITRPPDVFGWQNLTLVSDSDGFSFTAPNYIGNITHVILQIKDLTPTGFPAEIGSNLPVNYEMHHNRYTIPAMLYSEIWNGTIPTDNTNFENIIQGSGFSSKNVAYTLNTTRSGITAPSHAFVNMSVASDWVQGSTSLPDGRDKTFVIMMGWDTCDKLWGTVLKPVFVGHDGVNNLEFFEVEIPSQISYMSKFALAKLSGSGNVFQMAYLGATDHSGASQQSAGSESGADTGDGKSTGQGLGSQQNQPSQNQPEANPAAPTAKSADLYINDQGVVTQTTVLESADQFATIAIGQGVTAFDSGGNPLSSVSIETLSVHHIFGMPSPNTLSFAGLAYNFQPDGATFSPSVTITFTPPNAQWSQQYTISQFDAKSGSWIDLPTTYDTKSGTVSTSVSHFCCIALFSSAIPSKVPVTASVTMEVPPETIPTPSPSSPLGIFYNMVIFIAGIAVKNLYLILIIIAIIAILYLKGRRGRLDKIRYKL; translated from the coding sequence ATGATCTCTACGGATCTCCAGATCCATTCAAATATTAACCCGGCAATCGGCGATCAATGGATCGTCTGGGAAGATAATTCAAACCAGTCAATTATTGCCTATAATTACCAGACCGGTGTCGAAATAACGCTGCGAAAAACACTTTCGTTTGCCAAAGAGCCCGGCATCAGTGGTGATCGCGTTGTCTGGTACGAATGGGATGGTGTGGGGACTTATGACATTTATTACACGGATCTTGATTCCTATGACGGTACCACAAACCGCCTTCCACTCACTGGTGTTTCACAGAAAATACATCCGGCAGTCTCCGGTAACAAGATTGTCTGGGAGAATGTTACCGCCGGCCACTCAGATGTCGACATGTTCGACCTGACCGGGGGCAACTGGCATATCCTGACGCCGGGTACAGGTGATTCTGACCAGACATGGCCATCCATCGGTAGCGACAGGGTTGTCTGGCTTGATAAGCGAATGAATGCTGAGGGGGATATTTATATGATTGATACCGGATCTCCCCCTCCATGGCCAACCACTGAAATATTTAATGGTGGGGGATTAACGCAATTTCCTCCGGTTATCAATAGCGATCTGATTGCATGGTCAGGTGATTCGGGTGGGGGATCTTTCGATATTTTCAAGTATGACCTATCGGTCGGTGGCCCTGCACAACAGGTTACTGTAGCAGGTTCCAACAAGATCTCTCCAGCTGTATGCAGTACTTATTTGATCTGGATGGATGATCAGATTGTCGGGGACCCGAATTATGATCTTGCATTTTTCGATTCGTCCCTTCCTCCTGAATTAATAATAACAACCACGAGTTCACTTGTTCGTAACTCTATTCCTCCGGACTGGAAACCCGGATTGAACTCAGACAACCATATCATCTGGCAGGACGACCGGGGAGCACCAACCCAGATTTACATGTATACGTATGGAACTGTTGTCTCCTGCCCGGCAGCCCTCTACACTGAAAATATTACTTCGGGGGCACCTCCTCTGGCAGTTCAGTTTACCGATGCTTCAACAAATTCACCAACCCACTGGCTCTGGAAATTCGGCGATGGAACAACCTCAACAGCACAGAGCCCGGCTCACACATTCTCCACAGGAGGTACGTATGATGTTGAACTGACTGCAGGTTCACCGCACTGCCGTAATACAACGACCGGTGCTTTGGTCCATCGCATATCCGTTGGTGCAGCGCCAATTCCGAGTATAATTGGAAGTCCGCGGGAAGGAATAGCCCCTCTCACGGTGGTCTTTAACGGATCAGCAACCGGAGCACCAACAGGCTGGGCATGGGATTTCGGAGATCTTGGAACCTCCACCAATCAGAATCACACATATATTTACAACACACCGGGGAGGTATTCTGTCTCACTGACCGCCACGAATATCTATGGGCCGGGTGTCACAACAGAACCAAATTACATCATAGTCAAGGCCGGAGCCCATTCCCTTGCCACAACTAATATTGCAGGGCTCACGGCATCCACAATTGGATCAAACCAGCAAATAACGATAAATTCCGGGGCCATTCCATCAGTTAATCCAGATCCAACGATTCTCATAACACGCCCCCCTGATGTGTTTGGCTGGCAGAACCTGACGCTGGTTTCAGATTCAGACGGATTCTCATTTACAGCCCCGAATTATATAGGAAATATCACCCATGTGATTCTCCAAATAAAGGATCTTACTCCAACAGGATTTCCCGCAGAAATCGGTTCAAATCTCCCGGTCAACTATGAAATGCACCACAACAGGTATACTATACCTGCAATGTTGTATTCAGAGATCTGGAACGGGACAATACCTACGGATAACACGAATTTTGAAAACATTATCCAAGGATCGGGATTCAGTTCCAAGAATGTTGCATACACCCTGAATACCACCAGATCTGGTATTACTGCACCATCTCATGCTTTTGTAAATATGAGTGTGGCCTCAGATTGGGTACAGGGTTCAACGTCACTTCCTGATGGACGGGATAAGACCTTTGTTATTATGATGGGCTGGGATACCTGCGACAAATTGTGGGGAACAGTTCTCAAACCTGTATTTGTTGGTCATGATGGCGTTAATAATTTAGAATTCTTCGAAGTTGAGATACCTTCCCAGATTTCTTATATGTCCAAATTTGCCCTCGCCAAGCTCTCCGGCTCCGGCAACGTCTTTCAGATGGCCTATCTTGGTGCCACGGACCATTCCGGAGCAAGCCAGCAGTCTGCCGGTTCTGAGTCCGGAGCCGATACGGGCGACGGGAAGAGTACGGGGCAGGGTCTTGGCTCCCAGCAGAACCAGCCGTCGCAGAACCAGCCGGAGGCCAATCCCGCTGCACCAACTGCAAAGAGCGCCGACCTCTATATCAACGATCAGGGGGTGGTGACCCAGACAACAGTGCTGGAATCTGCTGACCAGTTCGCAACAATCGCCATTGGTCAGGGGGTGACCGCATTTGATTCTGGCGGCAACCCCCTATCATCAGTAAGCATCGAAACGCTTTCTGTTCATCATATTTTTGGGATGCCATCTCCGAATACTCTCTCGTTTGCAGGGCTTGCTTATAACTTCCAGCCAGACGGCGCTACATTTTCACCATCAGTCACGATCACCTTTACCCCCCCCAATGCCCAGTGGAGCCAGCAATACACTATTAGTCAATTCGATGCAAAATCAGGATCATGGATCGATCTTCCGACAACCTATGACACCAAATCCGGTACAGTCTCAACTTCAGTTTCCCATTTCTGCTGCATCGCACTTTTCTCCAGCGCAATACCGTCAAAAGTCCCAGTCACAGCATCAGTAACCATGGAGGTACCTCCCGAAACAATCCCGACCCCCTCACCGTCAAGCCCGTTAGGGATTTTCTATAATATGGTGATATTTATTGCAGGTATTGCGGTTAAAAACCTGTATCTGATATTGATTATCATAGCGATTATTGCTATCCTATACCTTAAAGGAAGGCGCGGGAGGCTTGACAAAATCCGGTATAAATTATAG
- a CDS encoding DUF2764 family protein: MADLYTYLIASLPMLHFGMKPPFSFERFLEICRPLIPTEDFQLLRALPQPEQYFTKGRRPRIIRKWIGFDVALRNELVKIRATRKHVEPATYLRPEGSSSSSLAPAIVAATINTSVLEREKALDETRWKALDELATGHYFDLDFLITYAYKLSILERWEKIHNADRTILLKQALQH; this comes from the coding sequence ATGGCAGATCTTTATACATATTTAATCGCAAGCCTGCCGATGCTGCATTTCGGAATGAAGCCGCCATTCTCTTTTGAGCGGTTCCTTGAAATATGTCGCCCTCTAATCCCAACAGAAGATTTTCAACTGTTACGTGCCCTCCCGCAACCCGAACAATATTTTACAAAAGGCAGAAGACCCAGGATTATCCGGAAATGGATCGGGTTCGATGTTGCCTTAAGAAATGAACTGGTTAAGATACGTGCTACCAGAAAACACGTTGAGCCTGCGACATACCTGCGCCCTGAAGGCTCCAGCAGTTCTTCCCTTGCCCCTGCAATTGTGGCAGCGACCATCAATACTTCTGTTCTTGAGCGCGAGAAGGCACTGGATGAAACACGCTGGAAAGCTTTGGACGAGCTGGCAACAGGCCATTATTTTGATCTGGATTTTCTGATAACCTATGCCTATAAGTTATCGATACTGGAACGATGGGAGAAAATACACAATGCAGACAGAACAATCCTGCTTAAACAAGCTTTACAGCATTAA
- a CDS encoding V-type ATP synthase subunit A, with the protein MTAPRKGRITKINGNMVTVRFDSPVMQNEVAYILHAGERLKSEIIRVHGNLAEMQVYEATSGLKIGEEVEFTGELLSVELGPGMLGQIFDGLQNPLPEVARQCGFFLKRGVYIEALSDTRVWDFTPLVKPGDRVRAGDKIGFVVEKIFRHYCMVPFSLSGNFEIVFIENAGSFTIRQPVAQIKEPNGKIHPVYLSQHWPVKIPIKAYAEKLKPGEPLVTRMRLIDSLFPVARGGTYCIPGPFGAGKTVLQQLTSRHAEVDVVVIAACGERAGEVVETIKTFPALIDPRTNRPLSDRTVIICNTSSMPVAARESSVYTAVTIAEYYRQMGLNVLLLADSTSRWAQAMREMSGRLEEIPGEEAFPAYLESRIASFYERAGVVRLYDGSTGSVTIGGAVSPAGGNFEEPVTQATLKVVGAFHGLSRSRSDARRYPAIDPLISWSKYRSFIDEKQEERGHGILRKGNDVAQMMKVVGEEGTSLSDYTDYLKGEFFDSVYLQQNAFDAVDEATPRERQIYVFDFIYRIMESEFFVEDKGTALHFFQQLRQLFKGWNSAPWQSEEYEKTEKEIRAFLLKRLKKG; encoded by the coding sequence ATGACAGCACCAAGAAAAGGCCGTATTACCAAAATCAACGGTAACATGGTCACTGTCAGGTTCGATTCTCCGGTCATGCAGAATGAGGTTGCCTATATCCTGCACGCAGGAGAGCGGCTTAAATCAGAAATCATCCGTGTGCACGGCAACCTTGCGGAGATGCAGGTCTATGAGGCAACCAGCGGTTTAAAAATCGGCGAAGAGGTTGAGTTTACCGGAGAGCTTCTTTCGGTTGAATTGGGACCGGGGATGCTCGGCCAGATATTTGACGGCCTGCAGAATCCTTTGCCTGAGGTTGCCAGACAATGCGGCTTTTTCTTAAAACGTGGTGTATATATCGAGGCGCTTTCTGATACCCGGGTCTGGGATTTTACTCCTCTGGTAAAACCCGGGGACAGAGTACGGGCCGGGGATAAAATCGGATTTGTGGTCGAAAAAATTTTCAGGCACTACTGCATGGTCCCCTTTTCTTTATCGGGAAATTTTGAAATTGTTTTTATTGAAAATGCCGGCAGTTTCACTATCCGCCAGCCGGTTGCTCAGATAAAAGAGCCTAACGGAAAAATCCATCCTGTATATTTAAGCCAGCATTGGCCTGTGAAAATCCCAATCAAGGCATATGCCGAGAAACTCAAGCCCGGCGAACCTCTGGTTACCAGGATGCGGCTTATAGATTCGCTTTTTCCTGTGGCCCGTGGAGGGACGTATTGCATTCCCGGTCCTTTTGGGGCAGGGAAAACAGTTTTGCAGCAACTGACCAGCCGGCATGCCGAAGTTGATGTGGTAGTTATTGCCGCCTGCGGCGAGCGTGCCGGAGAAGTAGTTGAAACAATAAAGACATTCCCTGCCCTGATTGACCCCAGAACCAACCGGCCATTAAGCGACCGCACCGTGATTATCTGTAATACCAGCTCCATGCCTGTAGCAGCAAGGGAATCCAGCGTCTACACGGCAGTAACCATTGCCGAATATTACCGTCAGATGGGTCTTAACGTACTTTTACTTGCAGACTCCACATCCCGCTGGGCCCAGGCCATGCGCGAGATGTCAGGAAGGCTCGAAGAGATCCCCGGAGAAGAGGCATTTCCCGCATATCTGGAGTCGCGCATCGCCTCTTTCTACGAAAGGGCAGGTGTGGTGCGTTTATATGACGGCTCTACCGGTTCGGTTACAATTGGCGGGGCAGTCAGCCCTGCAGGCGGAAACTTTGAAGAGCCGGTAACCCAGGCAACATTGAAAGTAGTAGGTGCATTCCACGGGCTTTCCCGCAGCCGTTCCGATGCCCGCAGATACCCGGCAATCGATCCGTTAATCAGCTGGAGCAAGTACAGGAGTTTTATTGATGAGAAACAGGAGGAGCGGGGGCACGGGATCCTGCGCAAGGGTAACGATGTGGCACAGATGATGAAAGTTGTCGGAGAAGAAGGGACTTCGCTTTCCGATTACACAGACTACCTGAAAGGGGAATTTTTTGATTCTGTCTATCTGCAGCAGAATGCCTTTGACGCAGTTGATGAAGCTACTCCAAGAGAACGGCAGATATATGTCTTTGATTTTATATACCGCATTATGGAATCGGAATTTTTCGTTGAAGATAAAGGTACGGCTTTACATTTTTTTCAGCAGCTCAGACAACTTTTTAAGGGATGGAATTCCGCTCCCTGGCAGAGTGAAGAATATGAGAAAACTGAGAAAGAAATCAGGGCGTTTTTGCTCAAGCGGTTAAAGAAAGGTTAG
- a CDS encoding V-type ATP synthase subunit B has product MQKLYTNIIQIAGDVITVEAENVGNTEMAQVTTGRRTSLAQVIRLDGKKVFLQVFAGSRGISTGDKVRFLGHPMRIATGTTLLGRIFNGSGMPLDNGPALSDNLIDIGGPPVNPVKRIIPDKMIRTGIPMIDVFNSLVVSQKLPVFSIAGEPYNELLASIATQAEVDIIILGGMGLKYDDYLFFKDTLEEHGALSHSIVFMHTAADPVVECLLVPDISLAVAENFALEGKRVLVLLTDMSNFCDALKEIAITMQQIPSNRGYPGDLYSQLAARYEKAVDFDTAGSITILAATTMPGDDVTHPIPDNTGYITEGQFYLKNAVIEPFGSLSRLKQQVNGKTRDDHRTIMDTMIQLFADYRETQEKQAMGFQMSAWDIKLLKYGKLFEDKMMSLKVNIPLEKALDLGWEILHDCFSPDETGIKRSMIDKHWPK; this is encoded by the coding sequence ATGCAGAAATTATATACCAACATAATTCAGATTGCCGGGGACGTCATTACTGTCGAGGCAGAAAACGTAGGCAATACAGAGATGGCCCAGGTGACGACAGGGCGGAGAACTTCCCTGGCCCAGGTCATCCGCCTTGACGGAAAAAAAGTATTTTTACAGGTTTTTGCAGGAAGCCGCGGCATTTCAACGGGCGATAAAGTCAGATTTTTGGGACACCCGATGCGAATCGCCACCGGTACAACTCTTTTAGGCCGGATTTTTAACGGGAGCGGTATGCCGCTGGATAACGGGCCGGCACTTTCTGATAATCTCATCGATATCGGCGGCCCCCCGGTCAACCCGGTAAAAAGAATTATACCGGACAAGATGATTCGTACCGGAATACCCATGATAGATGTGTTCAACTCCCTGGTTGTGTCCCAGAAGCTCCCGGTTTTTTCCATTGCCGGCGAGCCATATAATGAATTACTGGCAAGCATAGCAACACAGGCGGAAGTCGATATCATCATTTTAGGCGGCATGGGTTTAAAATACGACGATTACCTTTTCTTTAAAGACACCCTTGAAGAACACGGCGCTCTTTCCCATTCGATTGTGTTTATGCATACCGCAGCCGATCCGGTCGTGGAGTGCCTGCTTGTTCCGGATATCAGTCTGGCGGTTGCAGAAAATTTCGCCCTTGAGGGAAAACGGGTACTGGTATTATTGACGGATATGAGTAATTTCTGCGATGCGTTAAAAGAGATTGCCATTACCATGCAGCAGATCCCCTCCAACCGGGGATACCCGGGCGACCTGTACAGCCAGCTGGCAGCGCGTTATGAAAAAGCAGTTGATTTTGATACCGCAGGCTCAATTACTATTCTTGCAGCAACCACGATGCCAGGAGATGATGTAACTCACCCGATTCCGGACAATACCGGCTATATTACGGAGGGTCAATTCTACCTTAAGAACGCCGTGATTGAGCCATTCGGGTCCTTAAGCCGTCTGAAGCAGCAGGTCAACGGCAAAACCCGTGATGACCACCGGACGATTATGGATACCATGATCCAGCTTTTTGCCGATTACCGCGAAACGCAGGAAAAGCAGGCCATGGGGTTTCAGATGAGTGCCTGGGACATCAAGCTTCTTAAATACGGAAAACTCTTTGAAGACAAAATGATGTCGCTAAAGGTGAATATCCCGTTAGAGAAAGCGCTGGACCTGGGCTGGGAGATTCTGCACGATTGTTTCTCGCCCGACGAAACCGGGATTAAGAGATCCATGATAGACAAGCACTGGCCGAAATAG
- a CDS encoding V-type ATP synthase subunit D yields the protein MKIKLTQGELKRQRDALHQYERYLPTLQLKKQLLQLEIVHQQNVLAKRKNSLSVKEKSAENWSGLLIEAPEIRQWLIIKKTIAVNKNVAGVDVPVFERADFEQAEYDLFLTPLWVDAVLETIKDMISLLEEIRVIEQGISVLQHELRITTQRVNLFEKVKIPGAKEAIRTIKIYIGDQMTNAVGRSKIAKNKIEKANLEEVAV from the coding sequence ATGAAAATAAAACTTACTCAGGGAGAGCTTAAAAGACAAAGAGATGCCTTGCATCAGTACGAGAGGTATCTGCCCACCCTGCAGCTAAAAAAGCAGCTGTTGCAGCTTGAGATTGTACACCAGCAGAATGTTCTGGCAAAGAGAAAGAATTCGCTGTCCGTAAAGGAGAAATCAGCGGAAAACTGGTCCGGGCTTTTAATTGAGGCACCCGAAATCAGGCAATGGCTTATCATTAAAAAAACCATTGCCGTAAACAAGAACGTTGCCGGGGTTGATGTGCCGGTTTTTGAACGTGCAGATTTTGAGCAGGCAGAGTATGACCTGTTCTTAACACCTCTTTGGGTGGATGCCGTGCTGGAAACAATAAAGGATATGATCTCTTTACTGGAAGAGATAAGGGTCATTGAACAGGGAATATCTGTTCTTCAGCATGAATTGCGTATTACCACGCAGCGCGTCAACCTGTTCGAAAAGGTAAAAATCCCCGGGGCAAAAGAAGCAATCCGTACAATTAAAATCTATATCGGGGACCAGATGACCAATGCCGTGGGCCGCAGTAAAATTGCCAAAAATAAAATTGAAAAAGCTAATCTGGAGGAGGTGGCGGTATGA